The nucleotide sequence GATGAGTGGTGGATGGAGGATAAAAGAATTTGTAGGTAAAATGAAGGGGAGAAGCAGAACGCCCTTGAAAATATCTGGCTCGGTTGCTTTGATTGGGGGCCTTGGCGGATTAGTGACGATAGGGGTACTGGGCATGCTGACGGAATTAACTACCGCTGTCTGGTTGATGGCTTCCTTTGGGGCCAGTTGTGTGCTTGCTTTTGTGGCCTGGGATTCGCCGTTATCTCAGCCTCGCAATATTATCGGGGGGCATTTTTTCACCAGCTTGGTTGGCGTGCTGCTCTATCAAATAGGCGGATCGCAGCTGTGGGTCGTAGCAGTTAGTGTCGGTCTTGCGATTGTCGCCATGCATGTGACGAAAACGACGCATCCTCCTGCGGGTGCCAATCCGATCGTCATTGTCATGGATGGCAAGGGGTGGGAGTTTTTATTGTCTCCGGTACTCATAGGGGCAGTAGTGGTGGTGCTGATTGCTCTGTTCGTCAATAACATGCATAAGAAACGTGCGTATCCTGTGTTTTGGGTATAGCAGTATCACGGTAAAGAATGGCCGCCTTTTAGTAGGTGGTCATTTTTTCATGTGGAAGGAAGAGGGTAGGGTAATTGACAAATGAATTTAAATACATAAAAGTATAGGTAACTAGGTATTTAAAATAACGAGGGATGTATCATGAGTGAGCCGATCAAGCATGAGGGAATGGGGGAGCAAATCGTTCTTGCCAAGAAAACGGTGTTTCAGACACCGGCTGACACGCGAATGGGCATTTTCTTCATTCAAAAGGGACTCCTGCGGTTCTCTCGGCTGAACGAGGATGGAAAATCCTTTACTGTGGGATTGCTGGGACCTGGAGCTGTATTTGGCGAGATTGAGGAAATGGTGCTAGGGTCACGCGCTGTCTACATTGAAGCGATGCAAAAAACGACCCTTACTCATTGGAGTGCGACTCGGATGGTAGAAATGCTGCAAGCATGTCCACCAGACTTGAAAGAAATGATGTTCCAGTTGTCCAAACGATTGGGCGAACAAGAGGAGCGGATGGAAAAGCTCGCTTTGGAATCGGTTAGGGATCGCGTACTCCATCTGTTGGTTCAGTTGTGTCAGCGATTTGGAAAAGTAGAAGAGCCATTTTGGAAATTGACGGTATCTCTCTCCCATCAGGAAATTGCCAATATGGTGGGGGCGACCAGAGAAACCGTTTCATTAGCTTTAGCCAGTTTGGTCGATGAGGGAATGGTGTTGGTGTCCCGCATGTCGATTGCTGTGCATGCATCGAGAATGGTTGATAAAATAAAAGAATGCAAGTAAAATGATTGAATGCTCAAAACGGGCCGCGGTTCGTAAACTCCCGCGTTATCAAAACTAGGAGGAAATCATATGTTTAATTTTTGGATCGGAGTTCTTTTTGCTCTGGTGAACTTCGGGTTGTTCCTGCTCTGCTACCGATTATTCGGCAGAATGGGACTGTACGCGTGGATCGGGATGGCTACCGTACTGGCCAACATTCAGGTGGTCAAAACAATCGAGATGTTCGGTTTGGTCATGACGCTCGGCAATACGATCTATGCTTCTATTTATTTGGTAAGCGATCTATTGAATGAGAAGTATGGGGAAAGAGAAGCGAAAAAAGCCGTGTGGTTCGGCTTCTTTACCTTAATTGCGGCAACGATCATCATGCAGCTCGTATTGGTGTTTGAACCACAGGAAACAGATATCGCCCAAGGTTCCTTAGAGACGATTTTTGGCTTGATGCCAAGAGTGGCATTGGGTAGCTTGTGTGCGTATTTTGTCAGCCAATTTGTCGACGTGAAAATCTATTCGTGGTTGAAGAAAAAATGCCCAGGCCCAAATCAGCTCTGGATTCGGAATAATGGAAGCACGCTCTTCAGTCAACTGCTCGACTCCGTTACCTTTTGTACGATTGCCTTTTTGGGAGAATTCCCGATGGACGTATGGTGGCAAATCCTGTTGACTACCTACCTGATCAAGTTTATCGTATCGGCAGCTTCGACGCCGGTTCTTTATATTGCACGCAGTATGAAAGTAGACGAAAGCTAATTGACAAAAACAGAGAAAAACCGCCAAGAACGATGGAGCTTGGCGGTTTTTGTTTTTACAAGTTTAGAAGGATTATACAAACTTTACATCAAATTTACATAAGGTTCAGGTTATACGTTTACCATCTTATAGTAGTTACTTCCGAATGATGTGAGGAGGAATGATGCAAGAATGTTGAAAAAAAGAGGGAATACTTCCCGATGGCCGAAGCTGGCGTTAATAGCCGCGGTCATGATGGGAACTGTTTTGCCGACCGGGTGGATGCCACAGGCAAAGGCCGCGCGGGCTGATCATGTGGTAATCAGTGAGGTGTATGGGGGTGGTGGGAACTCCGGTGCTCTGTACAAGAATGACTTCATTGAACTGTATAACCCGACAGACACGGCTGTTTCGGTTGGAGGCTGGTCCGTGCAGTATGCTTCTGCTACGGGAACGAATTGGGCCAAGACAGACCTGACAGGAAGCATTGCCCCTTACGGCTTTTATTTGGTACGGCTAGCATCATCGGGTGCAACAGGGGGTGAACTGCCTACTCCTGACGATAGCGGGACACTGAACTTGTCAGGGTCGAATGGGAAGGTTGCGCTGGTCAAGGATGGTGTCCCGTTAACAGGGACGGATGTCACCTCCCAGGCAAATGTCGTGGATATGGTCGGTTTTGGTACTGCGAATTCATCTGAGGGCAACTCACCAGCACCAGCTCCCTCGAATACGACCAGCGCCCAACGCATTAGCGACGCCAGCGGCATGGTGCCGAACGGAGGAAATGGCTGGGATACCAATAACAACAGTAACGATTTTATTACAGGGACACCTACCCCGAAAAACACGCAAAGCCCGGTAGAACCGCCGCTACCAACAGACGTGACCGAAAAGCTGAATGCTACAGAACTTATTTTTGATCATACTGATCCTATCCAAGCAACAATTCGCGGCTATGCCGGTCAAGGGCGGACGATTAAGGTTTATGTGAGTCAGCCTACAGGAACAGGTAGCGACACTCCTTTAGCACAGCAAGATTCGGATGCTTCCGGACTAATCGAGCTGACTTTTGCCAATCCCGATCCAAATGCGCAGGGAGTCTATCTCACGGCAACGGAAGGGAGCAAGAAGGAGAGCGCAAGTATTGAGCTGAGGCCAGCGGTAGCCAGCCCAGCTTTGATCCAGGAAAAAGTCAGCCTGCAAGCATTGAACGGTGTGGGCGAGCTGCGAGGAGAAGCAGGAGCGGCAGCAGGGAATGCGATACTGCGCGCTTACGATCCGCAAAAACAACCGCTGATGCTTAGTAACAAAGAAACAGGAACGGCACAGGCAAACGGGTCATTTTCTTTTACGATTCCAAACATCGATCAGTTGGATCATATTCTCGTAACGCAGCAAACAGTTGGGGAATATGGCAAGTCGTTTGAGAGCTCAGAAGTTAGCGTCACCAAGTCAGCCGTAGGTTCGACGACGATTGCTGAAGCAAGAAGCACCCCGGTAGGAACGAACGTGATTGTCGTCGGAACAGTGACGGCGATGTTTGAAGCGGGCGGACAAAACAACGTGTATTTCCAGGATGAGACGGCAGGACTCGTACTTCGTGCGCCAGGGTTGACTGGCAAAATTGAAGTGGGAGACAAGATCCGAGCAACCGGAAAAATGAATGATTATTATGGACTGGCTCAACTTGAGGCGCTCACCAATAACGTGGAAATCGTGCAAAAGCAAGCAGGTGTGCCTAACCCGCAAGTTGTGACTTCCACTGATTTTGCGGCTGCTACAGGAGAGGCTTTGGAAGGTAAGCTGGTGACGGTAAAGGTAGTTACAATCAAATCGGTATCAAGCGGCAACTACACGCTGGAGGATCAGCACGGTGCGTTTGTGTCTCGACCGGATGCTTCTCTTCCGCTTCCAGTGAACAAGAGCTATGCAGCTATTACAGGCGTGGTGAACTACGACCGCAATGTATACAAGCTGGTGCCGCGCACTGTCGCTGATCTCGTAGAGGACGAGAATAAAGTCCCCATGGTCACAGCGAGTCCGGCAGGTCCTATGGTGACAAAAGGAACAAATGTAACGCTCTCAACGGTGATGGCTGACGCTACGATCTTCTATACGATAGATAGTTCAACGCCAAGCAGAGGAAGCATCAAGTATACGGGACCGATCCAGATTGACGCGGATACCATCCTTTCAGCCATAGCCGTCAAGGATGGCTACACAGACAGTAATGTAGCGACCTTCCGCTACGTGATTCAAAAAGAAAACGTTCGGATTCATGATATCCAAGGAACGTCCCACCGATCAGCGATGGCGGATGGAACGGTGAATAATGTTCCGGGAATCGTAACGGCTATCGTCAGAAGCGGCAGCAATGTGCAAGGCTTTTATATGCAAGACCCGCAACCGGACGCAGACCCATTTACCTCCGAAGGCATTTACGTTTACGAGCCAAAAGCAGTGGTCAACCCTGGCGATGAAGTAACCGTCAGCGGAACCGTCAAGGAATACGTGCCATCGAACAGAGCGGGTACAGACCTTACCCAGACGCAAATTGATGCGACCTCATACGCCGTTGTCAAGCCAGGCCAATCACTCCCAGAACCACTCATCCTGGGCAAAGATAACTATGAATATCCAAAAGGGATCATCGACAACGACAGCCTTGGCAAATTCGATCCGAATCAAGACGGCATCGACTTCTGGGAAAGTCTCGAAGGCATGCTGGTACAGATCGACAATCCAGTCGTCGTTGGCGAAACCAAGACGTTTACGAATCCACGTGCAACGGAATTTGTCGTTATCGATGATCGGGCCCATCCGAGTCAGCCACGTACGCCAGCTGGCGGTGTGGTACTGGAAGCCAATGATTTTCACCCAGAGCGCATCACGGTATCAGACAAACTCGAAAAGATTACTGGAGAGGTAAAAGTCGGCGACAAATTTGATGGACCACTGGTAGGCATCATTGACTACAGCTTCGCGAACTACAAGCTGTTCCATACACGCGAATTTACGGTACAGGCAAGCCATTATGAGCCGCCAGTGACGAGTATTTCTCCAAAAGAGGACAAGCTGACAATCGCTACGTACAACATCGAGAATTTCTCGGCTAAAACTGATTCTGCCAAAATCAATCGCATCGCCGAGACGATTGTGGATAACATGAAGGGGCCGGATATTATCGGTGTGGTGGAAATGCAGGACGACAATGGGCCGACGGACAATGGGCAAACAGATGCTACACAGTCTGCGGACGCATTGATCAAAGCGATTGAAAACAAAAATGGCCCGACTTACCGATACACCGATATCGCGCCACAGAACAATCAGGATGGTGGACAGCCAGGAGGGAATATCCGTGTTGGGTTCTTCTACAACCTAGAACGGGTACAACTGGCAGATGGAACGCCAGGAGGCGCGACAGATGCAGTACAAATCGAGACAAGAGATGGCGTGGCGCATCTTTCCGTCAATCCAGGGCGGGTAGATCCGACCAACGAGGCGTTTGCTTCGAGCCGTAAGCCGCTGGCAGCGGAATTCATTTTCCAAGGCGAGCCTGTCATTGTCATCGCCAACCATTTCAATTCCAAGGGTGGCGATCAAGCACTGTTTGGAAAAGATCAGCCGCCACTGCTGGTGAGTGAAGTACAGCGCATGAAAATTGCCCGTGTGTTAAATAACTTTGTAAAAGAAATCCATGCGGCGGAAGAGAAAGCAAATGTTGTGGTGCTGGGCGATCTCAACGATTTCCCGTTTTCGAATCCGGTGCAGGAATTGGCAGATGGCGTTTTGACCAATATGGTGGAGAAACTGCCGAAGGGTAAGCAGTATACGTACGTGTACCAAGGGAACTCCCAAGTCTTGGATCAAATTTTGGTCAGCAACCATTTGGAGGATGACACGAAGGTTGATATCGTTCACATCAACGCTGGTTTGACGGAGAGCGAGGGACGTGTGAGTGATCATAATCCTGTCCTTGTACAGTTGGACTTGAAGGATCGAGGCACGCCGGAAAAATCAGCACAAGAAGTGGCAGAAAGCATCACGCAGCTTACACAGCCAGCAGCGGGTGAGAAGCGCTTGAAGCTGCCAGAAGTACCTACAGGCTTTACCATTGCGATCAAGTCGTCTAGTGATCCAGCGATTATTGCGCTAGACGGTAAAATTACGCCGCCAAATCGCCAGACGAATGTAGAACTGATTTTGGAGGTCACACGATTATCCGATCAATCGACAGCAGTTACTAAAGCATTGACAGTAAAGGTTCCAGCCAAGCCGGACTCACCACCGCCAGTTACACCGCCGGACAGAACACCGACACCGGACTCACAGCGAGAGTTGAACAAGCAAGCCGCTCAGGTCATCTCCGCAAGTAACGAGGAGAACAGCATTTTGGGACAGGTGGATCAAGTTCTCAGTCATCTGGAAAAACTTCTGGATGCTGAGCAATGGACGCCGACTGAGAAATGGGAGACAGTCACCGATACGATCACGACTGTACTCGAGGCAGTGGCCGAGCAGGCCGAGTTAGGAATCATTAGTGAAGAGACACTCCAAGATGTGACGAAGAGCTTTTTGGACAAAGCATTTGACCCGCTCACAGAAGATGGCATTGAGGATGAAGAGATTGCCCGGCTGGCACTTGCCTCCTTGACGAGCTTGGCGAAAACAGCGCTGGAGCCGCTCGATGAAAAGGATATTTCCAAAGAGGTAGCCAAGCATGTCCGTACGCTGGCGGAAGAGCTTTTGAAAAAGCTTGGCACTGTCGTCATTGAAGATGGGGATGAGATCAAGGCAGATGACGAACAAGTAGATGAGCTTCTAGACGTACTTGGGGAATTCATGAAAGCAATCGAGTCCGTGAAAGACAAGATCGGCTTTGCTCCGGTACTGTTCGTTCAGGTGGGAGAAAGCGATGACGATTCGATCGATACGCGTTCTCGCAAGGAAGAATTAAACGAACCGACGGTAACCTTGGAGCAGAAGCTGGTTGAGCAATTGAAGGAAAAAGAGGTAGGAATCCGAGTCACCTTGGACAGTGAAGCATGGGTAGAAGTGCCGGGCGCATACTTTTCTGCTGAGCGTGCACGAGAGTTTGCTCTCTCCCTGACAGAAGCAGATGGAACCGGCTGGAAGGGCGTGCCAAACCCGGGCGAAGCTTATCAATTGCAAGCGTGGAGCAAGGGTAAAAAGCTGACAAGCCTCGGAAAAACAGGCTTTACACTCGGGCTACCAGTCGCAGAAGACGCAAGCGAAAAGCTTCAAGCCTACGTGTTCCGAAGCAATATGTGGAGACCAGCTATGGGACTTAAGGGAAAACCGATCAAAGTGGTAAAAGAAGACGATGTAGGAATCTTTACAGTGGCGACGGCTTCCTCTTATGTTGTCGGTGAGACTGCCCTGAAAAGGATCGAGATCAAACCGAAGTCTCTCAAACTAGCACAGGGTGAGGAAGCACAGCTCGAGGTTACAGCTATTCTCGGAAACGATGCAGAAGAAGACGTTACGGATGCAGAAGGAATCGAGTTCACATCGAGCAAGCCCGATCAGGTAGAGGTAGATGAAACAGGCCGGATTCTCGTTTTGGAGGATGCCAAACCAAAGACGAGAGTAACCATCACGATCAGCTATGCTGGCAAAACGGCCAAGGTAACCGTTACAGTTAAGTAGCAACGAGTAAAAAAACGGGGTGGGAGATAGCTTCCCAGCCCGTTTTTGTTGTGGAAATGGATTAGATACGTGCCATCCCCATCGCTTTTTCAACCTTGTACAGCATCTCGTTCGCGACCTTATTCGCTTTGTCTGCCCCGGCAGTCAGGATATCATCCAGCTCAGAGGAGTGGAATAGCTGCTCGAAGCGTTCTTGAATCGGACGGAGTGTTTCTACCACAACTTCAGCCAGCTCGGTTTTGAATGCGCCGTAGCCCTTACCCTCATACATCGCTTCGATCTCATCCAGTGTTTTTCCGGAGCAGAGGGAGTAGATGGTCATGAGGTTAGAGACAGCAGGCTTTTCTGCTTTGTCATATCGCACAACGCTGTCGGAATCCGTTTGCGCGCGCTTGATTTTTTTCGTGATGGTGTCTGCATCATCCAGCATGGAGATGAAGGCGCCTTGGTTTGGATCGGATTTGCTCATTTTCTTGGTGCCTTCAGCAAGAGACATGATGCGTGCGCCAGTCTCCGGCAGGCGAACTTCTGGAATGGTGAAAATATCGCCATAACGGTTGTTAAAACGAGCGGCTAAATCACGAGTCAGCTCCAGATGCTGCTTCTGGTCCTCACCTACAGGGACGAAATCAGTGCCATACAGCAAAATATCAGCAGCCATCAATGGAGGATAAGCCAGCAGACCGCCTGGAATGGATTCGCCGCGACCATCGGATTTGTCCTTGAATTGAGTCATGCGCTCCAATTCACCCAAGTAAGAGGTACACAGCATGATCCAGCCGAGCTTGGCATGGGCCGGTACTTCCGATTGGACGAACAGCGTCATTTTATTCGGATCGAGGCCAACGGACAAATAGAGAGCCGCGAGACGACGGATGTTCTCGCGCAGGACAGCAGGCTCCTGTGGAACGGTGATCGCATGCTGGTCTACGATGCAGTAAAAGCAGTTGAACTGATCTTGAAGCGGAACGAAGTGCTTCATTGCGCCCAAGTAGTTGCCGAGTGTCATAATGCCGCTCGGTTGAATGCCGGAAAAGATGGTTTTCATGAGAAAGCTGCTCCTTTCAATCGTGAAATATGAATCTTGAATGTCCGCTTTAAAATACAAAAAGGTCCATCCGCCCTGGACAGGGACGAATGAACCGTGGTGCCACCCTTGTTATTTCACGCAAGGAATCATCCATACGCAAAATCTCTTTGATCCGTACCGTTTCTGTGTAAGACAGCTTGATACGGTGTCCATTGTAACGTACGGACGTAACGCCAAAGCCTACTGCCGCCATGAGAGCGGGTTCGGTTTGGAGCTCGGAAGCCCATTCATCATTTCCTTAACACTGATTCGCACCAACCATCAGCTCTCTGAAGTCTCGCAAAATGACTACTCTTCTTCCTCATTGCCATCAAATGATACCCTTTGAGCAAACATTTTACCCACTGTCGAAAGAAAAAGCAAGTGGGTCTTGACAAGAAAAACCAAAAGTTGTAAAAGTAACTCAATAGTTATATAACTGATGAGTTACTTTTGGGGTGAAAAAATGACCAATGACAAATTGTCAAAAGGGGAGCTGAGTCGCAGTCGGTTGCTTGCGGCGGCAGCTTCTGAGTTCGCGGCAAAAGGCTTTCATCGTACGCGGGTGAGTGACATCGTGAAAGCAGCAGGCCTGACACAGGCGTCGTTTTATCAGTACTTCGACAGCAAGGAAGGTCTGTACCAGCAGTTGACGGACACATTCGTCACCAAGTTGTGGGAATTGGCGGACAGCGGTCAAAAGGTAACGGCTTTGACGAAGGCAGATGCCTTCCATCAGGTACGGGAGAATCTGCTCGCTTTGTTCCGATTTTTTCAGGAACAGCCTGACTTGACCCGGATCGTGCTGTATCAGGCAGAAGAGGGCGAAGAGCTGCATCGTAAGCTGGCTTCGATTGTTGCTGTCAACTTGCGACAAAATCAGAATGCCGGGCATGTCCGTATCGAGTTGTCTGTGGAGGTGGCGGCAGAGGCAATGATCGCAGTCGTAGATCGTATGACGACGCGGTATTTGCTGACGGGGGAGAAAACGGCGGAGCAGCTTGCGGACGATGCAGTATCTTTTTTGGCATATGGAATTTTGCAGGCAAACGAATAGGAGGAGGGTGCGTGTATGCTGGAGTTGTCCCATCTGATTTGGCTGTTTTTAGTCGTTTTCATGTTTCATGATTTCGAGGAGATCGTGATGGTAGAAGGGTGGGTGCGAGCTAAAAAAGACATCATTAGACAGACCGTGCCAGAACGGCTTATAAAGCTCATAGAGCCGTCACTTTCGATGAACACGGCGCAATTTGCCGTCGCAGTTTCTTGTATTTTCGCAGTGTTATCGGCAGCGGTCATTCTGACTGTCACGACACTTTCGGCTGGAACGTACCTCCCGTTTTTTCTGGTTTGTCTACACGTGATGTTTCTCCATGTGTTCATGCATGTTGGGCATACCGTTGTCCTTCGCATGTACACACCAGGTGTAGTGACGGCTGTAGCATTGGTTTTGCCGTATAGTTTGTATACGTATGATCGATTGCTTGAGGCTGGGATTGTGACGTGGTCGATGCTATGGAGCACGTTGCCGTACAGCTTGCTGATCGTACCTGTTTTGTACGTGACACACCGGATTGGGGAGGCAGCAGGTAATATGATCCCTCGATGAGAAAAAGAGAGGGAGTATGTTATCCTAGTAGGAAGAGATTGGTGTGAAAGAGGGAATTTTGTTGAAGCTGCGACTAGGCGTAATAGGCGCGGATGATTCACTTGCCATCATCGAATCAGTCATGCGAGAGTTTCCCGAAATTGAATACTTGCCGATTGTCTATTGGAAAGAAGAAGAAATCCTCGATCTGATCTTGCCGCATGTGGATGAGGTGGACATGTGGCTTTTCTCCGGACAGGTCCCTTATGCCATGGTGAGCGAGTCAGGCAAGGTCCAAGTGCCGATGGCTTATGTGCCTCATCTCGGTGCGAGCTTGTACAGAACCTTGCTTCACCTGTCTCATCAATTGGGAATCCGGGTGGATGAAGTGAGCTTTGATACATTTTCACCAGAAGAACTGGAGCATTTTATGGACGAGGCGGGTATCGCTGGTGGATACAAATGGCTCAAGCATTACGAGGGAGCAATTTCAGCCGATGAACTGGCCGATTACCACGAACAGCTTTGGAGGGCAGGCAAGACAAAGATGGCTGTCACCTGCTTGCGGACAGCAGATGTAGAACTGGCACGGAGAGGTGTCCCTGTACATCGGGTCGTGCCTACACGTGCAGGCGTGATTTCGGTCATTCACATGCTTTTGCGAACGCACGAAATGCTTCACTTCAAAGATACCCAAATTGCCGTGCAGATGATGGAGATCGATCCATTTCGCGAGCTTGCCGGTGGCAACTTTTCCACAGATGAATGGCAAAATGCCGAGATCAAGACGATGGAAAAGCTGTTGCGCTACGCGAAGCATTTGCAAGGCTCACTGAAGACAGCGGGTCCCGGACGCTACGTCATTTTTACAACGCGGGGCAACCTGCAAGAAGTGACCCGTGACTATGTGACCATGCCGAATTTGGAAGAGCTGTTTGGCATTCGCGCTGATCTGGTGACGTGCGGAATCGGGATCGGCAAGACCGCTTATGAAGCAGAAATCCACGGTGGCGCGGCTTTGCTGCACGCCAAAGAGCGCGGGACAGGTAATTGGATGGTCTTCTTTGATGACAAAAGCGTCGTAGGGCCGCTTGGTCGTGATGAACAGATCACCTATCGGTACGACTCAGAAAAGCTGCAAGAGCTCAGCCAGCTAACCTCTCTGAGTGTCATGACGCTCGCCAAGCTTTACTCCATACTCAAAAAGCGAGGCTCTCAGGAAATTCATGCGACAGAATTAGCCTCATATCTGCAAATTCTGCCACGAAGCGCCAGACGAATCCTGATTGAACTGGAGTCAAAGGGACTAGCACAAGTGATCAGAGAAGAAAACCCGCACCCGCGCGGCAGACCGCGAAAGGTGTATCGGATCGTATGGCAATCGCAATTGTAATAAATTTACCAATTAATCATTTCTTTCGGGAAATGATTTTTTTGTCGTTAAAAAATTGTTCTCAAATTCACATTTATGACAAATAATAAGAGATGTAAACAACTATGAACTTACATAAAAAACAATATTTTCCAAGGAGGAGTTAACGAGTATGAAGAAATCGGTTTTTGCAGTAACACTCAGCTTCGCATTGGGTACTTCTACATTCCTGCCGCTTGCTGCGCAGGCAGAATCCGAAAGCATCGTCTATAGCGCTGAGTGGGATACCCCCGAATTTATCGGAGAAGAGTTCGAGGCAGAAGACCTGGATGGCGAAGACAAAGTTTGGGGATTCCTGGAGCAACATCAAGATTCCTTCCGCATTGATGGAGATGTGAAAGATCACTTTAAAGTGCTAGATGAAGTGACAGACAAAGAGACAGACATGACTCACTACCGCGTACAAGAAATGTACGAGGGCATCCCGGTCTATGGTTATCAGCAGACGATTCACGTAAATGAGGATGGAAATGTAACAGCATTCCTCGGAAACTACGCGCCTGACCTGTCAGACAATGATAAGCTGACGAAAAAACCA is from Brevibacillus brevis and encodes:
- a CDS encoding ArsR family transcriptional regulator; protein product: MKEGILLKLRLGVIGADDSLAIIESVMREFPEIEYLPIVYWKEEEILDLILPHVDEVDMWLFSGQVPYAMVSESGKVQVPMAYVPHLGASLYRTLLHLSHQLGIRVDEVSFDTFSPEELEHFMDEAGIAGGYKWLKHYEGAISADELADYHEQLWRAGKTKMAVTCLRTADVELARRGVPVHRVVPTRAGVISVIHMLLRTHEMLHFKDTQIAVQMMEIDPFRELAGGNFSTDEWQNAEIKTMEKLLRYAKHLQGSLKTAGPGRYVIFTTRGNLQEVTRDYVTMPNLEELFGIRADLVTCGIGIGKTAYEAEIHGGAALLHAKERGTGNWMVFFDDKSVVGPLGRDEQITYRYDSEKLQELSQLTSLSVMTLAKLYSILKKRGSQEIHATELASYLQILPRSARRILIELESKGLAQVIREENPHPRGRPRKVYRIVWQSQL